A single Antechinus flavipes isolate AdamAnt ecotype Samford, QLD, Australia chromosome 5, AdamAnt_v2, whole genome shotgun sequence DNA region contains:
- the ABCF2 gene encoding ATP-binding cassette sub-family F member 2: protein MPSDLAKKKAAKKKEAAKARQRPKKGHEENGDVVTEPQVVEEKNEEANGKENLEVDLLTKELEDFEMKKAAARAVTGVLASHPNSTDVHIINLSLTFHGQELLSDTKLELNSGRRYGLIGLNGIGKSMLLSAIGKREVPIPEHIDIYHLTREMPPSDKTPLQCVMEVDTERAMLEREAERLAHEDAECEKLMELYERLEELDADKAEMRASRILHGLGFTPAMQQKKLKDFSGGWRMRVALARALFIRPFMLLLDEPTNHLDLDACVWLEEELKTFKRILVLVSHSQDFLNGVCTNIIHMHNRKLKYYTGNYDQYVKTRLELEENQMKRFHWEQDQIAHMKNYIARFGHGSAKLARQAQSKEKTLQKMMASGLTERVVSDKTLSFYFPPCGKIPPPVIMVQNVSFKYTDDGPCIYNNLEFGIDLDTRVALVGPNGAGKSTLLKLLTGELLPTDGMIRKHSHVKIGRYHQHLQEQLDLDLSPLEYMLKCYPEIKEKEEMRKIIGRYGLTGKQQVSPIRNLSDGQKCRVCLAWLAWQNPHMLFLDEPTNHLDIETIDALADAINEFEGGMMLVSHDFRLIQQVAQEIWVCEKQTITKWSGDILAYKEHLKSKLVDEEPQLTKRTHNV from the exons ATGCCCTCTGATCTGGCCAAGAAGAAGGCAGCCAAAAAGAAGGAAGCCGCTAAAGCCAGGCAGAGGCCCAAGAAAGGGCATGAAGAAAATGGAGATGTTGTCACAGAGCCACAGGTGgtggaggagaaaaatgaagaagccAATGGCAAAGAAAATTTAG AGGTGGATTTGCTGACTAAGGAGCTGGAAGACTTTGAGATGAAGAAAGCTGCTGCCCGAGCTGTCACGGGAGTCCTGGCCTCTCACCCCAACAGCACTGACGTCCACATCATTAACCTCTCGCTCACTTTCCATGGCCAAGAGTTACTCAGTGACACGAAGCTGGAACTGAACTCAGGGCGTCGCTACGGCCTCATTGGTCTGAATGGAATTG GAAAATCCATGCTGCTGTCTGCTATTGGTAAGCGGGAAGTGCCTATTCCAGAGCACATTGATATCTACCACCTGACTAGGGAGATGCCTCCTAGTGACAAGACACCCCTGCAGTGTGTGATGGAGGTGGATACAGAGAGGGCCATGCTGGAGAGAGAGGCTGAGCGGCTGGCCCATGAGGATG CCGAATGTGAGAAGCTGATGGAGCTCTATGAACGATTAGAGGAGCTGGATGCCGACAAGGCAGAGATGAGGGCCTCACGGATTCTACATGGTTTGGGCTTCACACCTGCCATGCAACAAAAGAAACTCAAGGACTTCAGTGGTGGCTGGAGAATGAGAGTTGCTCTTGCCAG AGCCCTTTTTATCCGCCCTTTCATGCTGCTATTAGATGAGCCCACCAACCACCTGGACCTGGATGCCTGCGTTTGGCTAGAAGAAGAACTGAAGAC CTTCAAGCGAATTCTGGTCCTCGTCTCCCATTCCCAGGACTTCCTGAATGGTGTTTGTACTAATATCATCCACATGCATAATCGGAAGCTCAAGTATTACACA GGTAATTATGACCAGTATGTAAAGACACGactagaactggaagaaaatcaGATGAAGCGTTTCCACTGGGAACAGGATCAGATTGCTCACATGAAG AACTACATCGCTCGGTTTGGTCACGGCAGTGCTAAGCTGGCCCGGCAGGCACAGAGCAAGGAGAAGACGCTGCAGAAGATGATGGCCTCAGGCCTGACGGAGAGAGTGGTTAGCGATAAG acgctttcattttatttcccgCCATGTGGGAAGATTCCTCCACCTGTTATCATGGTGCAGAATGTGAGCTTCAAGTACACAGATGATGGG CCCTGCATCTATAACAACTTGGAGTTTGGGATTGACCTGGATACACGTGTGGCTCTAGTGGGGCCCAATGGAGCTGGAAAGTCGACTCTGCTAAAGCTGCTAACAGGAGAG CTGCTGCCCACAGATGGGATGATTCGGAAACACTCTCACGTCAAGATTGGCCGCTACCATCAG CATTTACAAGAGCAACTGGACTTGGATCTGTCCCCCTTAGAATACATGCTGAAGTGCTACccagagatcaaagagaaagaggagatgagGAAGATCATTGGTCGATATGGCCTAACAGGGAAGCAGCAG GTGAGCCCGATCCGGAACCTTTCAGATGGGCAGAAGTGTCGCGTGTGCCTGGCTTGGCTGGCTTGGCAGAACCCCCACATGCTCTTCCTGGATGAGCCTACCAATCATCTAGACATCGAAACGATAGATGCTTTGGCTGATGCTATCAACGAGTTTGAGGGTGGCATGATGCTAGTCAGCCACGACTTCCGGCTCATCCAGCAG GTCGCCCAAGAGATCTGGGTCTGTGAGAAACAGACAATCACCAAGTGGTCTGGTGACATCCTGGCCTACAAAGAACACCTGAAGTCCAAGCTGGTGGACGAGGAGCCCCAGCTCACCAAGAGGACCCACAATGTGTGA